TTAGCCAGAACAGTTGTAATCGCCGCCGTTAGCGTCGTCTTACCATGGTCAACGTGTCCAATTGTTCCAACATTCACGTGCGGTTTTGTCCGCTCAAACTTTCCCTTTGCCATGATGTCCTCTTAATCTTTAATCAATTAGTTGAAAACCAATACCTACTATTTATTATTTACCACTGCTTCGGCAACACTTTTAGGTGCGTCTGCATAATGCTTAAATTCCATGGTGTACGTTGCTCGCCCTTGCGTCAACGAACGAAGAGTAGTGGAGTATCCGAACATTTCCGAAAGAGGAACTTCTGCCCGGATCGCTTTACCACCTCCGACCATATCTTCCATCCCCTGAATCGTACCTCGACGTCCGGACAAGTCACCGATCACATCGCCCATCTTTTCTTCCGGAGTTTCGACCTCGACCGCCATTATAGGCTCGAGCAAAACCGCATTCGCCTTCCTCATCCCATCTTTAAATGCAAGGATCGCGGCCATCTTAAAGGCGTTTTCTGACGAATCAACCTCATGATAGGATCCGTCAAACAAAGTAACTTTTACATCTACCACTGGGTAACCGGCAACAACCCCAGAGGTGATAGCCTCATTCAGTCCCTTTTGCACTGCGGGAATATACTCTTTCGGAACCGATCCGCCCTTTGTCCCGTCGAGAAACTGAAAGCCTTTACCTTGTTCGGCAGGCTCCATCTTCAACCAGACATGGCCGTACTGCCCCTTACCACCACTTTGCTTAACGAACTTACCCTCAATTTCGATAGAATTTTTAATTGCCTCACGATAGGCAACCTGTGGTTTGCCAATATTCGCTTCTACACCGAACTCGCGGCTCATACGATCTACGAGGATCTCCAAATGAAGCTCACCCATTCCCGAAATGATTGTTTGTCCAGATTCTTCGTCTGTTTTGACCCTGAAGGACGGATCCTCTTGCGCTAATCGACTCAAAGCAATGCCCATCTTTTCCTGGTCAGCTTTAGTCTTTGGCTCCACGGCCTGAGAAATAACCGGCTCAGGAAATTCCATTCTTTCTAGAACCACTGTCTTGTCTTGACTACACAACGTGTCACCCGTGGTCGCATCTTTTAACCCAACCGCAGCAGCGATATCTCCAGCTCGAACCTCTTTGAGTTCCTCACGATTATTTGCGTGCATTTGAAGTATTCGTCCAATACGCTCCTTTTTACCTTTTACAGAATTGTAGACCGCATCACCCGCTTTCAAAGTCCCTGAGTACACTCGGAAAAAGATCAATTGCCCGACATACGGGTCAGTCATAATCTTAAAGGCTAATGCTGAAAAAGGCTCCGCATCATCTGCTTTTCGTTCTGCAGGCTCTCCCGCTTCGGTCTCACACTTAATAGGTGGCACATCAAGGGGAGACGGCAAATAGTCGACCACACCATCCAACATCGCCTGCACACCTTTATTTTTAAACGCCGTTCCACACATCATTGGTACAATTTCTACTGCGATAGTGCGTGCTCGAATACCTGCTTGAATTTCTTTCTCAGAAAGATTGCCTTCCTCAAGATATTTATTCATCAATTCTTCAGAAGACTCTGCCGCAGCTTCGACTAGTTTTTCCCGCCACTCATCCGCCTCAGCTTGTAGCTCTGCAGGAATATCTCTCAATTCGAATTTGGTACCGCTGGTAGCATCGTCCCAATAAATCGCTTTCATTTTGACGAGGTCGATAACTCCTTCAAAACCTTCTTCAGCACCAATTGGGACCTGAAGTGCGATCGGGTTAGCTTTTAACCTCGCTCGCATTTGCTCAAATACTT
This genomic stretch from Pseudomonadota bacterium harbors:
- the fusA gene encoding elongation factor G, with the translated sequence MARTTPLEHYRNIGISAHIDAGKTTTTERILFYTGVSHKIGEVHDGAAVMDWMAQERERGITITSAATTCFWKGMDGTLPEHRINIIDTPGHVDFTIEVERSLRVLDGACMVYCAVGGVQPQSETVWRQANKYRVPRIAFVNKMDRQGANFFKVFEQMRARLKANPIALQVPIGAEEGFEGVIDLVKMKAIYWDDATSGTKFELRDIPAELQAEADEWREKLVEAAAESSEELMNKYLEEGNLSEKEIQAGIRARTIAVEIVPMMCGTAFKNKGVQAMLDGVVDYLPSPLDVPPIKCETEAGEPAERKADDAEPFSALAFKIMTDPYVGQLIFFRVYSGTLKAGDAVYNSVKGKKERIGRILQMHANNREELKEVRAGDIAAAVGLKDATTGDTLCSQDKTVVLERMEFPEPVISQAVEPKTKADQEKMGIALSRLAQEDPSFRVKTDEESGQTIISGMGELHLEILVDRMSREFGVEANIGKPQVAYREAIKNSIEIEGKFVKQSGGKGQYGHVWLKMEPAEQGKGFQFLDGTKGGSVPKEYIPAVQKGLNEAITSGVVAGYPVVDVKVTLFDGSYHEVDSSENAFKMAAILAFKDGMRKANAVLLEPIMAVEVETPEEKMGDVIGDLSGRRGTIQGMEDMVGGGKAIRAEVPLSEMFGYSTTLRSLTQGRATYTMEFKHYADAPKSVAEAVVNNK
- a CDS encoding GTP-binding protein; its protein translation is MAKGKFERTKPHVNVGTIGHVDHGKTTLTAAITTVLA